In Corvus moneduloides isolate bCorMon1 chromosome 3, bCorMon1.pri, whole genome shotgun sequence, one DNA window encodes the following:
- the CITED2 gene encoding LOW QUALITY PROTEIN: cbp/p300-interacting transactivator 2 (The sequence of the model RefSeq protein was modified relative to this genomic sequence to represent the inferred CDS: deleted 1 base in 1 codon), translating to MADHMMAMNHGRFPDGSGGLHHHPAHRMGMGQFPTPHHHHQQQQPPQQHAFSALMGDHIHYGAGSMNASSGVRHAMGPGSVSGGHPAGSMPPPARFSGSQFMAPPVASPGGQLSASMQLQKLNNQYFSHHPYPHSHYMPDLHPGSHQLNGGSQQHFRDCNPKHGGGGGSGLPPAVPHVPAAMLPPNVIDTDFIDEEVLMSLVIEMGLDRIKELPELWLGQNEFDFMTDFVCKQQPSRVSC from the exons ATGGCAGACCACATGATGGCCATGAACCACGGACGATTCCCCGACGGATCCGGCGGgctccaccaccaccctgcGCATCGGATGGGCATGGGGCAGTTTCCCACCCCccatcaccaccaccagcagcagcagccgccgcaGCAGCACGCCTTCAGCGCCCTGATGGGCGACCATATACATTACGGAGCTGGGAGTATGAACGCGAGCAGCGGGGTGAGGCACGCCATGGGGCCGGGCAGCGTGAGCGGAGGGCACCCGGCCGGCAGCAtgccgccccccgcccgcttCAGCGGCTCCCAGTTCATGGCC CCCCCCGTCGCCAGCCCGGGAGGGCAGCTGAGCGCCAGCATGCAGCTCCAGAAGCTGAATAACCAGTACTTCAGCCACCACCCCTACCCCCACAGCCACTACATGCCGGACTTGCACCCCGGCAGCCACCAGCTGAACGGcggcagccagcagcatttcagggaCTGCAACCCCAAgcacggcggcggcggcggcagcggcttGCCGCCCGCCGTCCCCCACGTCCCCGCGGCAATGCTGCCGCCCAATGTCATAGACACGGACTTCATCGACGAGGAGGTCCTCATGTCCTTAGTCATCGAAATGGGGCTGGATCGCATCAAGGAGCTTCCCGAGCTGTGGTTGGGACAGAACGAGTTTGACTTCATGACAGACTTCGTTTGCAAACAGCAGCCCAGCAGGGTGAGCTGCTga